In Mycobacterium sp. Aquia_216, a genomic segment contains:
- a CDS encoding catalase family peroxidase, producing the protein MSGPVSPDDAIDAIRGTGGAQPGARALHAKGTLYRGTFTATRDAAGLSRAQHLDGAQVPALIRFSNGSGNPSQPDGSPGVRGMAVKFTLPDGSTTDVSTQTARLFVSSKPEGFVDLLQAMRPGLTTPLRMAKYFVTHPRLLGALPVVRDANKVPASYATIEYHGLHAFRWIGADGNARFVRYHLIPAAGESYLSGSDAHGVSADFLTDELNTRLARGPVRFDYRVQVAGPQDSTTDPSAPWRSIETVTVGTLEITGLDTEREHGGDIVVFDPMRVTDGIEPSDDPVLHFRTLAYSASVKLRTGVARGSEAPGV; encoded by the coding sequence ATGAGCGGCCCCGTTTCTCCCGACGACGCGATCGATGCGATTCGAGGTACCGGGGGAGCGCAACCCGGCGCCCGGGCGTTGCACGCGAAAGGCACGCTGTACCGCGGCACGTTTACCGCAACCCGCGACGCGGCGGGACTCTCTCGGGCGCAACATCTCGATGGCGCGCAGGTTCCGGCGCTGATCCGGTTCTCCAACGGATCGGGCAACCCCAGCCAACCCGACGGCTCGCCGGGAGTGCGCGGGATGGCGGTGAAGTTCACCCTGCCCGACGGATCCACCACCGACGTGTCGACGCAGACCGCCCGGCTGTTCGTCTCCAGCAAGCCGGAGGGATTCGTCGACCTGCTCCAGGCGATGCGACCCGGGCTGACGACACCGCTGCGCATGGCCAAGTACTTCGTCACGCATCCTCGGCTACTCGGTGCGTTGCCGGTGGTGCGCGACGCCAACAAGGTGCCCGCCAGCTACGCCACCATCGAATACCACGGGCTGCATGCCTTCCGGTGGATCGGCGCCGACGGCAACGCCAGATTTGTTCGCTACCACCTGATCCCCGCCGCGGGTGAAAGCTACCTCTCGGGATCCGATGCCCACGGCGTGAGCGCCGACTTCCTCACCGACGAGCTGAATACGCGTCTGGCACGAGGGCCGGTCCGGTTCGACTACCGCGTGCAAGTCGCGGGACCGCAGGACTCGACGACCGACCCGTCGGCGCCGTGGCGCAGCATCGAGACGGTCACCGTCGGCACCCTGGAAATCACCGGCCTCGACACCGAACGCGAGCACGGCGGCGACATCGTCGTCTTCGACCCGATGCGCGTCACCGACGGCATCGAACCCTCCGACGACCCGGTGCTGCATTTCCGAACTCTCGCGTATTCGGCCTCGGTCAAGCTGCGCACCGGGGTGGCCCGCGGTTCCGAGGCGCCTGGGGTCTGA
- a CDS encoding MBL fold metallo-hydrolase, with protein MGEAVEAQRRDGAIAVLGGPTTVIDIAGRRIVMDPTFDPPGPHDYLTKLAGPAVSADDLGQIDVVLISHDQHPDNLDTAGRRLAEAAPLIVTNPGAAGRFGPPAVGLQPWQSYYLPGGPGRIAAQAVPAVHGPADGVRDMEGHVNCEVTGFVLYGPGLPTIYLSGDNASMSAVGEVADRIGDIDVAVLFAGAATVPSKERGRPLTLTSARAAAAAEVLGAKVVIPAHFDGWAHFSEGPAELAAAFDQAGIKRVLRTAPHGEWIDLKN; from the coding sequence ATGGGCGAGGCAGTAGAGGCGCAGCGACGGGACGGCGCGATCGCTGTGCTGGGTGGCCCCACGACCGTGATCGACATCGCGGGCCGCAGGATCGTGATGGACCCGACCTTCGATCCGCCCGGCCCCCACGACTATTTGACGAAACTCGCCGGTCCGGCAGTCAGCGCCGACGACCTCGGGCAAATCGACGTGGTACTGATCAGCCACGACCAGCATCCCGATAATCTGGACACCGCCGGCCGTCGGCTCGCCGAAGCAGCGCCGCTGATCGTCACCAACCCCGGCGCCGCGGGCCGCTTCGGCCCTCCGGCGGTGGGTCTGCAGCCGTGGCAGTCGTACTACCTGCCGGGCGGGCCCGGACGCATTGCGGCACAAGCGGTTCCGGCCGTGCACGGTCCGGCCGACGGGGTGCGCGACATGGAGGGCCACGTCAACTGCGAGGTAACGGGGTTCGTGCTCTACGGACCCGGCCTGCCCACCATTTATCTCAGCGGCGACAACGCCTCGATGAGTGCGGTCGGCGAGGTAGCCGATCGTATCGGCGATATCGACGTGGCGGTGCTCTTCGCGGGGGCCGCGACCGTGCCGAGCAAGGAGCGCGGGCGTCCGCTGACCCTGACGTCGGCCCGCGCGGCCGCGGCCGCCGAAGTCTTGGGCGCCAAGGTGGTGATACCGGCACACTTCGACGGCTGGGCCCACTTCAGCGAGGGGCCGGCCGAACTCGCCGCGGCGTTCGACCAGGCGGGTATCAAACGCGTGCTGCGCACCGCCCCGCATGGCGAGTGGATCGACCTGAAGAACTAG
- a CDS encoding long-chain-fatty-acid--CoA ligase, giving the protein MPPADVSTGTTKTLVGMVHQHAELRPDDVAIHFGERQWSWAQWASRIRQTAGALRDAGLQRGRVVAFLDKNHPACLETLLAATSIGAVATIVNWRVIGDELAHVLNDSGARVLVVGAELAPAVEAIRAKVPGVERVIVVGGSDDEYESLIAAASPVDVDPEVSDADTALTIYSSGTTGRPKGVQLTQRALVNHIVNLSPPFPFSDGDANLVAMPLFHVGGIAYAFFGIRAGVPTFLTREPEAATLIGAVKAGATHAFLVPPVIARFLDAGEAATAALSGLRYLVYGAAPMPVPLLQRALAAWPEMNFVQVYGQTELCGAITALDADDHRDSSRPELLMSAGKAAQGNEIRIVDPESGEQLPPGESGEVWVRSNQRMIGYLNRPEATADTITADDWVRTGDIGRLDSDGYLFIEDRLRDMIITGGENVYGPEVESVLLEHPGIADAAIIGVPDDQWGESVKAIVVTSADLEPTEIIEFCRKHLAGYKSPRTVDFVDELPRNASGKILKNQLREPYWKDRARKV; this is encoded by the coding sequence ATGCCACCAGCCGACGTCAGCACCGGCACGACGAAGACGCTCGTCGGAATGGTCCACCAGCACGCCGAGCTTCGTCCCGACGATGTAGCGATCCACTTCGGTGAGCGGCAGTGGTCGTGGGCGCAGTGGGCGTCGCGGATTCGCCAGACCGCCGGAGCGCTGCGGGATGCCGGTCTGCAGCGTGGCCGGGTGGTGGCCTTCCTGGACAAGAACCACCCCGCCTGCCTGGAAACCCTGCTGGCGGCCACGTCGATCGGCGCGGTAGCCACGATCGTCAACTGGCGGGTGATCGGCGACGAGCTCGCCCACGTCCTCAATGACAGCGGCGCACGCGTCCTTGTGGTCGGCGCCGAGCTGGCGCCCGCGGTCGAGGCGATCCGCGCGAAAGTGCCGGGCGTGGAGCGCGTCATCGTGGTGGGCGGCTCCGATGACGAATACGAATCCCTGATCGCCGCGGCCTCACCCGTCGATGTCGATCCCGAGGTCTCCGACGCCGATACCGCCCTGACGATCTACAGCTCGGGCACCACCGGGCGCCCCAAAGGTGTTCAGCTCACCCAGCGTGCGCTGGTCAACCACATCGTGAATCTGTCTCCGCCGTTCCCGTTCTCGGACGGCGACGCCAATCTGGTGGCGATGCCGCTCTTTCACGTCGGCGGTATCGCCTACGCGTTCTTCGGCATTCGGGCGGGAGTACCCACGTTCCTGACGCGCGAGCCCGAAGCCGCGACCCTGATCGGTGCCGTGAAAGCCGGTGCGACGCATGCCTTTCTAGTGCCTCCGGTGATTGCCCGGTTCCTGGACGCCGGAGAGGCGGCAACCGCCGCGCTGTCCGGTTTGCGCTACCTGGTGTATGGAGCGGCGCCGATGCCGGTGCCGTTGCTGCAGCGCGCGCTTGCCGCCTGGCCCGAGATGAACTTCGTGCAGGTGTACGGGCAGACGGAGCTGTGCGGCGCGATCACCGCGCTGGACGCCGATGACCATCGCGATTCCAGTCGGCCCGAACTGCTCATGTCAGCGGGAAAAGCCGCGCAGGGCAACGAGATCCGGATTGTCGATCCCGAGTCGGGTGAGCAGCTGCCACCCGGCGAGTCCGGCGAGGTCTGGGTGCGCAGCAATCAGCGGATGATCGGCTATCTGAATCGGCCCGAGGCGACCGCGGACACGATTACCGCCGACGACTGGGTGCGTACCGGCGACATCGGGCGCCTGGACTCCGACGGCTACCTTTTCATCGAGGACCGGTTGCGGGACATGATCATCACCGGCGGTGAGAACGTGTACGGGCCCGAGGTGGAAAGCGTGCTGCTCGAACATCCCGGGATCGCCGATGCCGCGATCATCGGTGTGCCCGACGACCAGTGGGGCGAATCGGTCAAGGCGATCGTCGTGACCAGTGCCGACCTCGAACCCACCGAGATCATCGAGTTCTGCCGCAAGCATCTGGCCGGCTACAAAAGCCCGCGAACTGTCGACTTCGTGGACGAGCTGCCCCGCAACGCGAGCGGCAAGATCCTGAAAAACCAGCTCCGCGAGCCGTATTGGAAGGACCGCGCCCGCAAGGTGTGA
- a CDS encoding SDR family NAD(P)-dependent oxidoreductase — protein sequence MVNVDRARSRTFVVTGAASGIGLATARRLLAEGGNVVGADLESPPDLGPDFHFVTADVTDEDAIEAVLAAVPGRLDGVFHAAGVAGGGPVHLLDRAEWDRVIGINLTGTFLVAKAALAKMIEQDRVDGERGSIVTVASIEGLEGTAGGSSYNAAKGGVVLLTKNIALDYGPSGIRANVICPGFIDTPMAKSVFGLPGMEGPLASITEEHALQRLGRPDEVAAMAAFLLSLDGSFVSGQAIAVDGGYTAGRDHGVVKLFGFPD from the coding sequence ATGGTCAACGTTGATCGTGCCCGTTCTCGCACCTTCGTCGTAACGGGCGCGGCGTCGGGCATCGGCCTGGCTACCGCGCGGCGCCTGCTGGCCGAGGGCGGAAACGTCGTCGGAGCCGACCTGGAATCCCCGCCCGACTTAGGTCCCGACTTCCACTTCGTGACGGCGGACGTGACCGACGAAGATGCGATCGAGGCGGTGCTCGCCGCCGTGCCCGGCCGCCTCGACGGGGTCTTCCACGCCGCGGGTGTCGCCGGGGGCGGCCCGGTCCATCTGCTCGACCGCGCGGAGTGGGATCGGGTGATCGGGATCAACCTGACCGGCACGTTCCTGGTGGCCAAGGCGGCGCTGGCCAAGATGATCGAGCAGGACAGGGTCGACGGCGAACGCGGGTCGATCGTGACCGTCGCCAGCATCGAGGGGTTGGAAGGTACCGCGGGCGGCAGTTCCTACAACGCCGCCAAGGGCGGGGTTGTCCTGCTCACCAAGAACATTGCGCTCGACTACGGTCCGAGCGGCATCCGGGCGAACGTGATCTGCCCCGGCTTCATCGATACGCCGATGGCGAAGAGCGTGTTCGGACTGCCGGGGATGGAGGGTCCGCTGGCCTCCATCACCGAGGAGCATGCGCTGCAGCGGCTCGGCCGGCCCGACGAGGTCGCGGCGATGGCGGCGTTCCTGTTGTCGCTCGACGGGTCATTCGTCAGCGGTCAGGCCATCGCCGTCGACGGCGGCTACACCGCGGGCCGCGATCACGGGGTCGTCAAACTCTTCGGTTTTCCTGATTGA
- a CDS encoding TetR/AcrR family transcriptional regulator — protein MATSDIRPAAPCAHERILNAAYELFSQRGIRAVGTDEVIERAGVAKATLYRHFATKNDLVLAVLDRREEIWTHGLIEAQSEQRGDTPEERLLAIFDVMHEWFQLRDGYEGCSFINVLLELGADHPAGQASIAHIDHVRDIVRRRALAAGLTDVEDFASSWHILMKGAIVLAAVGDLDAARRAQKMAILLIEQHRSDTIVEMGEAAG, from the coding sequence ATGGCAACCTCCGATATCCGGCCGGCCGCTCCGTGTGCCCATGAACGCATCTTGAATGCGGCATATGAGCTGTTCAGCCAGCGTGGGATTCGTGCGGTCGGCACCGATGAGGTGATCGAGCGGGCCGGCGTGGCCAAGGCGACTCTGTACCGGCATTTCGCGACGAAGAACGACCTCGTGCTGGCCGTCCTGGACCGCCGCGAAGAGATCTGGACGCACGGGCTGATCGAGGCACAGTCGGAGCAGCGCGGCGATACGCCCGAGGAACGGCTGCTGGCGATCTTCGACGTGATGCACGAGTGGTTTCAGCTCCGCGACGGTTACGAAGGCTGCTCGTTCATCAACGTGCTGCTCGAGCTGGGCGCCGACCACCCCGCCGGGCAGGCCAGCATCGCGCACATCGACCACGTCCGCGACATCGTGCGCCGTCGCGCCCTCGCGGCGGGGCTCACCGATGTCGAGGACTTCGCCTCGTCGTGGCACATCCTGATGAAGGGGGCCATCGTTCTCGCGGCCGTGGGCGACCTGGACGCCGCCCGGCGCGCCCAGAAGATGGCCATCCTGCTGATCGAGCAACACCGGTCGGACACGATCGTGGAGATGGGGGAGGCGGCCGGCTAG
- a CDS encoding DedA family protein produces MNVEALLQSVPPLAVYLMVGGVVGVESLGVPLPGEIILVSAALMSSHHDLAVNPIGVGVAAVIGAVIGDSIGYSIGRRFGMGLFDKLGQRFPKHFGPGHVMLAERLFDRWGIRAVFFGRFIALLRIFAGPLAGALKMHYQRFLAANVSGAICWAGGTTALVYFAGMAAERWLERFSWIALVVAIIAGGIAAILLRERTSRAIAELEAEHERTTGTTAA; encoded by the coding sequence ATGAACGTGGAGGCTTTGCTGCAGTCCGTCCCGCCGCTCGCGGTGTACCTCATGGTCGGGGGTGTGGTCGGGGTGGAAAGCCTGGGTGTGCCGCTTCCTGGCGAGATCATTCTGGTCAGCGCCGCGCTGATGTCGTCTCATCACGACCTTGCCGTGAACCCGATCGGGGTCGGCGTCGCCGCGGTGATCGGAGCGGTGATCGGCGATTCGATCGGCTACTCGATCGGGCGCCGCTTCGGCATGGGGCTCTTCGACAAGCTGGGACAGCGCTTCCCGAAGCACTTCGGTCCGGGGCACGTCATGCTGGCCGAGCGCTTGTTTGATCGCTGGGGAATTCGGGCGGTGTTCTTCGGGCGCTTCATCGCACTGCTGCGGATTTTCGCCGGTCCACTGGCCGGAGCGCTGAAAATGCACTACCAGCGCTTCCTGGCGGCCAACGTCTCGGGCGCCATCTGCTGGGCGGGCGGCACGACCGCGCTGGTCTATTTCGCGGGGATGGCGGCCGAACGATGGTTGGAGCGGTTCTCCTGGATCGCCCTTGTCGTCGCGATCATTGCCGGCGGGATCGCCGCAATCTTGCTGCGTGAACGCACATCCCGCGCCATCGCCGAGCTCGAGGCGGAACACGAGCGCACAACCGGAACTACCGCCGCATGA
- a CDS encoding RidA family protein yields MSRPFESISTGVAAHIGKYADAVRIPAGAEIVYTSGTPGLRKDGTLPKDFTDEAIQAWRNVEEALQRAGTALTDIVSVRQWLTDAADIPAYAAVRSSVIRHEPVFMLAVVPALVWPDIRVEVEVTAIRRPAML; encoded by the coding sequence ATGAGTAGGCCGTTCGAATCCATCAGCACCGGCGTCGCCGCCCATATCGGCAAGTACGCCGACGCGGTGCGCATACCGGCGGGCGCCGAGATCGTCTACACCTCGGGCACGCCGGGTTTGCGCAAGGACGGAACGCTGCCCAAGGATTTCACCGACGAGGCCATCCAGGCGTGGCGCAACGTAGAGGAGGCGCTGCAGCGGGCGGGGACGGCATTGACCGATATCGTCAGCGTGCGGCAGTGGCTGACCGACGCGGCCGACATTCCGGCCTATGCGGCGGTGCGGTCGTCGGTGATCAGACATGAACCCGTATTCATGCTGGCGGTGGTCCCGGCGCTGGTTTGGCCGGATATCCGGGTGGAAGTCGAAGTCACCGCGATCCGCCGACCCGCGATGTTATAG
- a CDS encoding glutamate--cysteine ligase encodes MNPLPSFGVEEEFLLVVPETGEPAPCNSDVAAEAERRGVTLQLELSSCQVETTSSVAASSAELASELRRLRRAAAQAAEATGVRLLALGLPPITPHEFPVTDTERYRRIGAEYGMVAHEQGICGCHVHVEVPSRAAAIKVSNWLRPWLPCLLALSANSALYRNTDTGYASWRSILWRRWPAAGAPPFFTSPEQYDRTVGMLIDSGVILDQKMIYWDVRPSASFPTVEVRVADVPATVEETVLLATLIRAAVMTALDAQGRGDDAGRLPPAALRAAYWKAAHDGMSGHLLDSLHGSGAVPARQQLDALVQRVRAALDALGEYDLVTEELDRIASEGNGAMRQRKVWQRRRDMMDVIDEAAAATFG; translated from the coding sequence ATGAACCCCCTACCCAGCTTCGGTGTGGAGGAGGAGTTTCTTCTCGTCGTTCCCGAGACTGGCGAACCGGCCCCATGCAATAGCGACGTGGCCGCGGAGGCCGAGCGCCGGGGCGTCACGCTCCAGCTCGAGCTCAGCAGCTGCCAAGTGGAAACGACCTCCAGCGTGGCCGCCAGCAGTGCGGAACTCGCCTCGGAACTCCGACGGCTGCGGCGCGCCGCGGCCCAGGCCGCCGAAGCCACCGGGGTTCGGCTGCTGGCCCTGGGGCTCCCGCCGATCACCCCGCACGAGTTCCCGGTGACCGACACCGAACGTTATCGGCGGATCGGCGCGGAGTACGGGATGGTCGCGCACGAGCAAGGCATCTGCGGGTGCCACGTGCACGTCGAGGTACCCAGCCGGGCGGCTGCCATCAAGGTCAGCAACTGGCTGCGGCCGTGGCTGCCGTGTTTGCTTGCGCTATCGGCGAATTCGGCGCTCTATCGCAATACCGACACCGGTTACGCGAGCTGGCGCAGCATCCTGTGGCGGCGCTGGCCGGCCGCCGGTGCGCCGCCCTTCTTCACCTCACCCGAGCAGTACGACCGCACCGTGGGGATGCTGATCGACAGCGGGGTGATTCTGGATCAGAAGATGATCTATTGGGACGTGCGCCCGTCCGCAAGCTTCCCGACGGTAGAGGTGCGGGTGGCCGATGTGCCGGCGACGGTCGAGGAGACGGTGCTGCTGGCCACCCTGATCAGGGCTGCGGTGATGACGGCGCTCGACGCGCAGGGCCGCGGCGATGACGCAGGCCGGCTGCCTCCGGCGGCCCTGCGGGCGGCGTACTGGAAGGCGGCGCACGACGGAATGTCCGGGCACTTGCTCGACTCCCTGCACGGCAGCGGCGCGGTGCCGGCGCGTCAGCAGTTGGATGCGCTGGTGCAGCGGGTGCGCGCGGCGCTGGACGCACTCGGCGAATACGACCTCGTCACCGAGGAACTCGACCGCATCGCGTCGGAGGGCAACGGTGCGATGCGACAACGGAAGGTATGGCAACGACGCCGCGACATGATGGACGTGATCGACGAGGCCGCGGCTGCCACCTTCGGCTGA
- a CDS encoding sulfite exporter TauE/SafE family protein — protein MSPSHMALIALAGFAAGAINALVGSGTLITFPTLVALGYPPVTATMSNAVGLVAGSVSGTWGYRSELSGQWDRLRWQIPASLAGAALGAFLLLHLPETVFAEIVPVLLVLAMLLVLLGPRIQSWARRRAEAAGRSPEHVTPARMAVLVFGTFAVGVYGGYFTAAQGILLVGVMGALLPESVQRMNAAKNLLALLVNVVAAVGYTLVAFDRISWLVAGLIAAGSLIGGWLGARYGRRLSPNALRATIIVIGLIGLYRLVTV, from the coding sequence GTGTCGCCTTCCCATATGGCTTTGATTGCCCTGGCCGGGTTCGCCGCCGGTGCAATCAATGCACTCGTTGGATCCGGAACTTTGATCACGTTCCCGACGCTGGTCGCGCTGGGCTATCCGCCGGTGACCGCCACGATGTCGAACGCGGTCGGTTTGGTGGCGGGCAGTGTATCGGGCACCTGGGGGTATCGCAGCGAGCTGAGCGGACAGTGGGATCGGTTGCGCTGGCAGATCCCGGCGTCGCTGGCGGGCGCCGCGCTGGGCGCGTTCCTGCTGCTGCATCTGCCCGAGACGGTGTTCGCCGAGATTGTGCCGGTGCTGCTGGTGCTGGCAATGCTGCTGGTCTTGCTCGGGCCAAGGATTCAGTCCTGGGCACGCCGGCGGGCCGAAGCGGCCGGGCGATCTCCCGAACACGTCACGCCGGCGCGGATGGCGGTGCTCGTGTTCGGCACCTTCGCCGTCGGGGTGTATGGCGGCTACTTCACCGCCGCGCAGGGCATCTTGCTGGTCGGCGTCATGGGCGCGCTGCTGCCCGAGTCGGTGCAGCGTATGAACGCAGCGAAGAATTTGCTGGCGCTGTTAGTGAATGTTGTTGCCGCGGTTGGCTATACGTTGGTGGCCTTCGATCGGATCAGCTGGCTGGTCGCCGGGTTGATCGCGGCGGGTTCGCTGATCGGCGGATGGTTGGGCGCACGCTATGGACGCCGGCTGTCGCCGAATGCGTTGCGCGCCACGATCATCGTGATCGGCCTGATCGGCCTGTATCGTCTGGTCACGGTATAG
- a CDS encoding acyl-CoA dehydrogenase family protein — MSHTVLAHDLPTHEEVVAQARALQPTLRKHAAAGESLRRLPDPINAALVEAGMFRLQTPTRFGGYGVGARTVLEVGEALGEADASVSWLVVLGATGSWMAARYAPSAREEFFGANPDARFAGSTHPGRARRVPGGLTVSGRWPYASGAYHADWALLGAAVPGEPEEAMLCAMPAAELTLENSWRTVGMRGTGSDTWVGDEVFVPDDRAVSLGALAEEDWPLPVDEPMYRLPSVPAVMVPLLGPLLGVGRAALRFVVDNAQTKPLAGTTIAPQRESVGLQIRIAEAAMRLSTARLHAYDMAATMDAAPAKGRTVGYAARAEFRARLGYAAQQVIDALSILVDAHGAGSFAESNPLQQYWRDANIAARHAGMQATVGYEVYGKSMLGITERVSYTV, encoded by the coding sequence ATGAGTCACACTGTCCTGGCCCACGACCTCCCGACACACGAGGAGGTCGTCGCCCAAGCCCGCGCATTGCAACCGACATTGCGTAAGCACGCCGCCGCGGGTGAATCGCTTCGCCGGCTACCCGATCCGATCAATGCCGCCCTCGTCGAGGCCGGGATGTTTCGGCTGCAGACGCCCACCCGATTCGGCGGCTACGGCGTCGGCGCTCGTACCGTCCTGGAGGTGGGCGAGGCGCTGGGAGAGGCCGACGCCTCCGTGTCGTGGCTGGTTGTGCTCGGCGCGACCGGAAGCTGGATGGCCGCTCGGTACGCGCCGTCGGCGCGAGAGGAGTTCTTCGGCGCAAATCCCGACGCACGGTTCGCGGGCTCGACCCACCCCGGGCGGGCCCGCCGGGTGCCGGGCGGGCTGACCGTCTCCGGGCGTTGGCCTTACGCGTCGGGCGCCTACCACGCGGACTGGGCATTGTTGGGCGCAGCCGTCCCCGGCGAGCCGGAGGAGGCAATGCTGTGCGCAATGCCGGCCGCCGAGCTGACCCTGGAAAACTCCTGGCGCACTGTCGGTATGCGGGGAACCGGCAGTGACACGTGGGTCGGGGACGAGGTGTTCGTCCCCGACGATCGGGCGGTCTCCCTCGGCGCGCTAGCCGAGGAGGACTGGCCGCTGCCGGTCGACGAGCCGATGTACCGGCTGCCGTCGGTGCCGGCGGTGATGGTGCCCTTGCTGGGTCCGCTGCTGGGAGTCGGTCGCGCGGCGCTGCGTTTCGTGGTGGACAACGCGCAGACCAAACCGCTGGCCGGAACCACGATTGCGCCACAGCGGGAATCCGTTGGGCTGCAGATACGTATCGCTGAGGCGGCGATGAGACTGTCCACGGCGCGACTGCACGCGTACGACATGGCCGCCACCATGGACGCCGCGCCCGCCAAAGGGCGAACCGTCGGTTACGCCGCCCGTGCGGAGTTCCGCGCCCGGCTTGGCTACGCCGCCCAACAGGTGATCGATGCGCTGTCTATCCTGGTTGACGCGCACGGAGCGGGAAGCTTCGCCGAATCCAATCCACTGCAACAGTATTGGCGTGATGCCAACATCGCGGCGCGCCATGCTGGCATGCAGGCAACCGTCGGCTACGAGGTCTACGGAAAGTCGATGCTGGGCATAACGGAGCGCGTCAGCTACACGGTATGA
- a CDS encoding LysR family transcriptional regulator, with protein sequence MELRHLRYFVAVAEELNFGRAAKRLCIAGPSLSQQIKVLERDLRVRLFDRDRRSVTLTATGAALLPSARTLLDQADQLRRSAIGLSLAEPVRIGYAQWLPPDLPDRTAAVAKVHIDTWVLPSHAQVARVAEGGVDLAICGVRSSDLDRHGLSAHLIGAEQLFAVSVGSDTSAVDAADMVVLLDADSGSWFSWNRYGEQFARETGARTVRISDGGLAAPMFFEHVRRLGRPVLSSPKAQTAALPADLVQRPIAAPAPFWTWSLVWRRIENRETVRGVIDALTSEAELPDLDEAWLPFTDPYRSRITLATA encoded by the coding sequence GTGGAGTTGCGTCATCTTCGTTATTTCGTAGCGGTCGCCGAAGAGCTGAATTTCGGTCGCGCCGCCAAGCGCTTATGCATTGCCGGACCGTCGCTTTCACAGCAGATCAAGGTCCTCGAGCGGGATCTGCGGGTGCGATTGTTCGATCGCGACCGGCGCTCGGTCACCCTCACGGCGACGGGTGCGGCGTTGCTTCCCTCGGCCCGCACGCTGCTGGATCAGGCAGATCAGTTGCGCCGGTCGGCAATCGGGCTGTCGCTGGCCGAACCCGTGCGGATCGGCTATGCGCAGTGGCTTCCCCCGGACCTGCCCGACCGGACGGCAGCGGTGGCGAAGGTGCACATCGACACGTGGGTGCTGCCATCGCACGCGCAGGTCGCCCGGGTCGCCGAGGGCGGCGTCGATTTGGCGATCTGCGGAGTGCGCTCCTCCGACCTGGACCGGCATGGCCTGAGCGCGCATCTCATTGGCGCCGAACAGCTCTTTGCGGTCAGCGTCGGTTCGGACACCTCCGCGGTCGACGCGGCCGACATGGTCGTGTTGCTCGACGCCGACTCCGGCAGCTGGTTTTCCTGGAACCGGTACGGCGAGCAATTCGCCAGGGAGACCGGTGCTCGCACGGTACGGATCAGCGACGGCGGGCTCGCTGCCCCAATGTTTTTCGAACACGTTCGCCGGCTGGGCCGGCCGGTGCTCAGCTCCCCCAAGGCCCAGACCGCCGCATTGCCGGCGGACCTCGTGCAGCGCCCGATTGCCGCACCCGCGCCCTTCTGGACGTGGTCGCTGGTGTGGCGCCGCATCGAAAACCGCGAAACGGTGCGTGGGGTGATCGACGCGCTGACAAGCGAGGCAGAGCTGCCCGACCTCGACGAGGCGTGGTTGCCCTTCACCGACCCTTACCGATCGCGAATCACCTTGGCAACCGCGTGA
- a CDS encoding anti-sigma factor antagonist: MATIAEPTRSMSSPRLMLSTRLVYDLGDPHSTLRATTDRRGPAVLIYAGGEIDACNEQTWRRLVSEAANAVEAAGSLIVDVTGLDFIACCAVEVLADEAENCRRRGVELRLVSPQPIVARIVDACGLSGVLPIYPTADSALAR; the protein is encoded by the coding sequence ATGGCGACCATTGCCGAACCGACCCGATCAATGTCGAGCCCGCGTCTGATGCTCAGCACGCGGCTGGTCTACGACCTCGGTGATCCGCACAGCACGCTGCGGGCGACCACGGATCGCCGCGGCCCCGCGGTGCTCATCTATGCGGGCGGCGAGATCGACGCCTGCAACGAGCAGACCTGGCGCCGCCTGGTCAGCGAAGCGGCCAACGCCGTCGAGGCCGCCGGATCGTTGATCGTCGACGTCACCGGACTGGATTTCATAGCGTGCTGCGCGGTCGAGGTGCTGGCCGACGAAGCAGAAAACTGCCGCCGGCGCGGGGTCGAGCTACGGCTGGTCAGCCCGCAGCCGATCGTCGCCCGCATCGTCGACGCGTGCGGGCTCAGCGGCGTGCTGCCCATTTATCCGACCGCGGATTCAGCCCTGGCTCGGTAG